The Rhinoraja longicauda isolate Sanriku21f chromosome 19, sRhiLon1.1, whole genome shotgun sequence genome includes a window with the following:
- the LOC144602620 gene encoding E3 ubiquitin-protein ligase TRIM39-like, which yields MVVQGRFPVVSVTPDVETAHHLLEVSEDRKRVGQTESRRSLPKSRKRFTNILCALGSKGFTSGRHYWEVEVAGSAYWSLGVATESVERKRQVELTPETGVWSIERDGNELNAVTSPPSRLPARPIPGRVGVYLSYESGTVSFYDEDTKSHLDSFTENKFTEKLYPFFGPWQETQWL from the exons aTGGTCGTTCAGGGCCGctttccagttg tctccgtcaccccggatgtggaaacagcgcatcatcttctcgaggtgtctgaggatcggaagagggtgggacagaccgagtcccggaggagtctcccgaaATCCCGGAAGAGGTTCACAAACATTCTGTGTGCGCTGGGATCgaagggattcacatcggggagacattactgggaggtggaggtggcggggagtgcgTACTGGAGTCTGGGAGTTGCCACAGAGTccgtggagaggaagagacaggTCGAattgaccccggagactggagtctggagcatcgagcGGGATGGTAATGAGCTtaatgcagtcacctcccctccatcccgtctccccgcccgtcccatccccgggagggtgggggtTTATCtgagttacgagtccgggacagtttccttTTACGACGAGGACACCAAGTCGCATCTCGACTCCTTCACtgagaataaattcacggagaaactttatcctttctttgggCCTTGGCAAGAAACCCAGTGGCTttga